The Methylomarinum vadi genome has a window encoding:
- a CDS encoding Lon protease family protein, with product MKKALDPSELYKPCNIEHFHFKSTEELEDVDIFLGQNRATDSIQFGMRVGQRGYNIFALAPSGTGKLTTIQQLVKQEAAQQPAPSDWCYVNNFSAQAKPKAIKFASGKGKEFQDDMEQLIDELSVAIPAAFDGDEYRSKTEEIEEEYRKRELNEINQLREEAINSHIILTETPTGYAFAPVDDEDKIISQEQFNKLDKEKQQQYQKSILELQQRLQKLLKKFPAWRKETKRKLQNLNREVAALAVNHSIHDLKEKYAKHPEVLSYLEDVDDDILQHVRDFIPHREQQIVLPFMEAAQESNPFKRYHVNLIISNGERKSAPVVLEDHPNYANLLGRCDHQAYMGALVTDFTMIKPGALHRANGGYLIIDARKLLMQPYAWECLKRALQAGEIRIESLERSLSLVSTSSLEPEPIPLTLKVIIYGDRLIYYLLNLYDPEFQDLFKVPADFDDSVDRIDKESDYAKLIATLARREKLRPFGPQAVARIIEQSARLTGDAEKLSTHLRSIKDLLTESDYWAGFHGHDIVAGSDVQQAIEHKIHRLDRIREKMYENIHRGTVMIDTDNRVTGQINGLSVLQLGEFMFGQPSRITATTRLGNGKVVDIEKETELGGAIHSKGVLILSSFIASRYARKTPFSLTASLVFEQSYGQVEGDSASLAELCVILSSLAEVPLRQDLAITGSVNQLGQVQPIGGVNEKIEGFFDICKQKGLTCEQGVIIPASNVKYLMLRWDIVHAAKNGQFHIYAVENVDDALEYLTDIEAGQQNEQGEFPPESFNGRVQKQLESFNTLKQKFLAKEK from the coding sequence ATGAAAAAAGCTCTCGACCCAAGTGAACTGTACAAACCTTGTAACATCGAACATTTTCACTTCAAGAGTACCGAAGAACTGGAAGACGTCGATATTTTTCTGGGCCAGAACCGCGCCACCGATTCCATTCAATTCGGCATGCGGGTCGGCCAGCGCGGTTACAATATTTTCGCTTTGGCGCCCTCAGGAACCGGCAAACTCACCACAATCCAACAACTGGTCAAACAGGAAGCCGCCCAACAACCGGCGCCTTCGGATTGGTGTTATGTCAATAACTTCAGCGCGCAAGCCAAACCCAAGGCCATAAAATTCGCCTCCGGCAAGGGCAAGGAATTTCAGGATGACATGGAACAATTGATCGACGAACTCAGCGTTGCGATCCCGGCCGCCTTCGACGGTGACGAATATCGCTCCAAGACCGAGGAAATCGAGGAAGAATACCGGAAACGGGAACTCAATGAAATCAATCAACTGCGCGAAGAGGCAATCAATTCCCACATCATCCTGACCGAAACCCCGACCGGTTACGCCTTCGCGCCGGTCGACGACGAAGACAAAATCATCAGTCAAGAACAATTCAACAAGCTGGACAAGGAAAAGCAGCAACAGTACCAGAAAAGCATTCTCGAGCTGCAACAACGCCTACAAAAACTGCTGAAAAAATTTCCCGCCTGGCGCAAGGAAACCAAACGCAAGCTGCAAAACCTTAACCGCGAAGTGGCGGCACTGGCGGTCAACCATTCCATCCATGATCTCAAGGAGAAATACGCCAAGCATCCCGAGGTGCTGAGTTACCTGGAAGATGTCGACGACGATATTCTGCAGCATGTCCGCGACTTCATTCCGCATCGCGAACAACAAATCGTCCTACCCTTCATGGAAGCGGCCCAGGAATCCAATCCGTTCAAGCGCTATCATGTCAATCTGATTATTTCCAATGGCGAACGTAAATCGGCACCGGTGGTGCTGGAAGACCATCCCAACTATGCCAACCTATTGGGGCGCTGCGATCATCAAGCCTACATGGGGGCCTTGGTCACCGATTTCACGATGATCAAACCCGGCGCGTTGCATCGTGCCAACGGCGGCTATCTGATCATCGATGCCCGCAAACTGTTGATGCAACCTTATGCTTGGGAATGTTTGAAGCGGGCGCTACAAGCCGGCGAAATCCGTATCGAATCCCTGGAACGCTCCCTTAGCCTGGTCAGCACCTCGTCGTTGGAACCCGAGCCGATCCCACTGACCCTGAAAGTAATCATCTACGGCGACCGACTCATTTATTATTTGCTCAACCTATACGATCCCGAGTTTCAGGACCTGTTCAAGGTCCCCGCCGATTTCGACGATAGTGTCGACCGTATCGATAAGGAAAGCGATTATGCCAAACTGATTGCGACCCTGGCCAGGCGCGAAAAACTGCGGCCTTTTGGCCCGCAAGCCGTTGCCAGAATCATCGAACAAAGTGCCCGCCTGACCGGCGATGCGGAAAAACTTTCCACTCATCTGCGCAGCATCAAGGATTTGTTGACCGAATCCGATTATTGGGCGGGGTTTCATGGCCATGACATCGTTGCCGGCAGCGACGTCCAACAAGCGATCGAGCATAAAATCCATCGACTCGACCGCATTCGCGAAAAAATGTACGAAAATATCCATCGCGGCACCGTCATGATTGACACCGACAACCGCGTGACCGGTCAGATTAACGGTTTATCGGTACTGCAGTTAGGTGAATTTATGTTTGGACAGCCTTCCCGCATCACCGCAACGACTCGATTAGGCAACGGCAAAGTCGTCGATATCGAGAAGGAAACCGAATTGGGCGGCGCCATTCATTCCAAGGGCGTGCTGATTCTATCCAGTTTTATCGCTTCCCGATACGCCCGTAAAACCCCATTTTCACTGACCGCCAGCTTGGTATTCGAGCAGTCCTATGGCCAGGTCGAAGGCGACAGCGCCTCGCTGGCGGAACTATGCGTCATTTTATCTTCTCTGGCGGAAGTGCCGCTGCGTCAGGACCTCGCCATCACCGGCTCGGTCAATCAATTGGGCCAGGTCCAACCCATCGGCGGCGTCAACGAGAAAATCGAAGGCTTTTTCGATATCTGCAAGCAAAAAGGCCTGACTTGCGAGCAAGGCGTGATTATTCCGGCCAGCAACGTGAAATATTTAATGTTACGCTGGGATATCGTACATGCCGCTAAAAACGGCCAGTTTCATATCTATGCGGTTGAAAATGTCGATGACGCGTTGGAGTACCTGACCGACATAGAAGCCGGCCAACAAAACGAACAAGGAGAGTTTCCGCCCGAATCGTTCAATGGCCGGGTACAAAAACAATTGGAAAGCTTCAATACCCTTAAACAAAAATTCCTGGCCAAGGAGAAATAA
- a CDS encoding c-type cytochrome, with amino-acid sequence MFMLEHTQYSRLTALMVRRKAHKIALLFFVLLAAAETAECRQKGPGLGQPAPRALIQAWNLDVFPDGTGLPPGQGDALTGKAIYQRHCQSCHGEEGSGGSAEELAGAAHGLTDEPPDKTIGTYWPYATTLFDFTRRSMPLDAPGSLDNDQIYAVTAYLLYLNGIINQLEVMNASTLAKVKMPNRDGFINVYQQH; translated from the coding sequence ATGTTTATGCTTGAACATACGCAGTACAGCAGGTTAACGGCTTTAATGGTTCGCAGGAAAGCGCACAAGATCGCGCTGTTGTTTTTCGTGCTGCTGGCGGCTGCAGAAACCGCCGAATGCCGGCAAAAGGGTCCCGGTTTGGGCCAGCCTGCACCGAGAGCACTCATACAAGCCTGGAATCTGGACGTGTTTCCCGACGGTACCGGTCTGCCGCCGGGACAGGGTGACGCGCTAACCGGTAAAGCGATTTATCAACGCCATTGCCAAAGCTGTCATGGCGAGGAAGGAAGCGGCGGCAGCGCCGAAGAGCTGGCGGGAGCGGCCCACGGCCTGACCGACGAGCCGCCGGACAAAACGATCGGAACCTACTGGCCTTACGCGACGACCCTGTTCGATTTTACCCGGCGTTCCATGCCGTTAGATGCCCCAGGTAGCCTGGATAACGATCAAATCTACGCAGTGACGGCCTATTTGCTTTATTTGAACGGGATAATCAATCAGTTGGAGGTCATGAATGCCTCGACCTTAGCCAAGGTAAAAATGCCGAACCGGGATGGATTCATCAATGTTTATCAACAACACTAA
- the soxC gene encoding sulfite dehydrogenase — protein MDKKSVMQTVAGGGLLDRRLFMKKGLVFSIAAMTADSMAASEHEKSRQPWMRKPGQPFSNYGQPSPHERRTIRWVMANSMAPGNGVSWTPLHDLEGTITPSGLHFERHHNGVPQIDPQHHSLLLHGLVNKPLLFSMEDLLRYPMSSQLCFIECGGNSNAGWRSEPIQTAVGYFHGMASCSEWTGVPLRILLEEAKVKGRAKWLIAEGADAAVMNVSIPLEKALDDCILALYQNGERIRPENGYPLRLIVPGWEGVTHVKWLRRLHLTNRPTMARNETAKYTDLLPDGKARQFSFVMEAKSLITNPSFGHRLERPGLYQISGLAWSGRGRIAKVEVSADGGKSWAEAELQAPVLAKCFTRFRIPWQWNGQKTVLKSRAIDESGYIQPERDALIEQRGRHGYFHYNAIVSWEVSERGEVSHVYA, from the coding sequence ATGGATAAAAAATCTGTAATGCAAACAGTCGCCGGCGGTGGGTTGCTCGATCGCCGCCTGTTCATGAAAAAAGGGCTGGTTTTTTCCATCGCGGCGATGACGGCCGATTCCATGGCAGCCTCGGAACATGAAAAGTCGCGCCAACCTTGGATGCGGAAGCCCGGCCAACCTTTTTCCAATTACGGCCAGCCTTCGCCGCACGAAAGGCGGACCATCCGCTGGGTCATGGCCAATAGCATGGCGCCGGGCAACGGAGTTTCCTGGACGCCGTTGCATGACTTGGAAGGCACGATCACTCCCAGCGGTTTGCATTTCGAACGCCACCACAACGGCGTGCCGCAAATCGACCCGCAACATCACAGTTTGTTGTTGCACGGTCTGGTCAACAAGCCGCTGCTGTTTAGCATGGAAGACCTGCTGCGTTATCCGATGTCTTCTCAACTGTGTTTTATCGAATGCGGCGGCAATAGTAACGCCGGTTGGCGAAGCGAACCCATTCAAACGGCGGTCGGTTATTTTCACGGCATGGCATCCTGCAGCGAATGGACCGGCGTACCGTTGCGCATCCTGTTGGAAGAAGCGAAAGTCAAGGGCAGGGCGAAGTGGCTCATTGCCGAAGGCGCCGATGCCGCCGTCATGAATGTCAGCATTCCGCTGGAAAAGGCCCTGGATGATTGTATATTGGCTTTGTATCAGAACGGCGAACGTATCCGCCCCGAAAACGGTTACCCATTGCGCCTGATCGTTCCGGGGTGGGAAGGCGTTACCCATGTCAAGTGGCTGCGGCGCTTGCATCTCACCAATCGGCCGACCATGGCGCGCAACGAAACCGCCAAATACACCGATTTGCTGCCCGACGGCAAGGCGCGTCAGTTCAGTTTCGTCATGGAAGCGAAATCGTTGATTACCAATCCTTCCTTCGGGCATCGGCTAGAACGGCCGGGCCTTTATCAAATCAGCGGACTGGCCTGGAGCGGGCGGGGCCGCATCGCTAAGGTCGAGGTCTCGGCCGATGGCGGCAAGAGTTGGGCCGAAGCCGAGCTGCAAGCGCCTGTGCTGGCGAAATGCTTTACCCGCTTCCGCATTCCCTGGCAATGGAACGGGCAAAAAACCGTGTTGAAAAGCCGCGCCATCGATGAAAGCGGTTATATCCAGCCGGAGCGGGATGCGTTGATCGAACAACGAGGTAGGCACGGTTATTTTCATTACAATGCCATCGTCAGCTGGGAAGTTTCCGAACGCGGAGAGGTGAGCCATGTTTATGCTTGA
- a CDS encoding REP-associated tyrosine transposase, translated as MNDNETQLMNESIMRTYIRSHAKSGVYFFTVNLAQQKHNDLLVRHVDDLRRAFLYTKQHHPLIIEAIVILTEHAHCIWRLPEDDDYLLRWRLIKSHFSRSIEKGERVSGSRLRKKERGLWQRRYWEHQIRDDRDFQRHFDYIHYVRREVTSVIVSP; from the coding sequence TTGAATGATAATGAAACCCAGCTTATGAATGAATCAATTATGCGTACTTACATTCGTAGCCATGCAAAAAGCGGCGTTTATTTCTTTACCGTCAATCTTGCTCAACAAAAACATAATGACTTGCTGGTTCGTCATGTCGACGATTTACGCCGAGCATTCCTATATACGAAACAACACCATCCCCTGATCATTGAAGCCATAGTGATATTAACTGAACATGCACACTGTATTTGGCGATTACCCGAAGACGACGATTATTTGCTGCGTTGGCGTTTGATCAAATCGCATTTTTCCAGATCTATCGAGAAAGGCGAAAGAGTATCCGGCAGTCGATTGCGTAAAAAAGAACGTGGCCTATGGCAACGCCGTTATTGGGAGCACCAAATCCGAGATGATAGAGATTTTCAGCGGCATTTTGATTATATTCATTACGTGCGACGTGAAGTCACATCCGTTATTGTCTCACCTTGA
- a CDS encoding LysR family transcriptional regulator, whose amino-acid sequence MDKLNNMRVFCRIVELGTFAAVAREMNLSAMMISKYVSQLEQSLGVVLLNRTTRSLNLTEAGQAYYTRSKQLLEDLAELDESTAQLGGSVKGVLKISAPIDFGGLYMVPAIESYQQKYPDVKILMSLDNKYQNLRDGRFDMVILVTDCLDPGVVARKITDTELGTYASPEYIEQNGAPQNLEELAQHRCLHYVNTPHGDYWVFNDQGETRKIKIDWYFATNNGRALSQAATLGMGIMRAPKLSVHDYLQQGRLVEVLPEYKLPSLSVYATYLQRRFYPAKLSSFVEFLIKYFAKS is encoded by the coding sequence ATGGACAAATTAAACAATATGCGGGTTTTTTGTCGTATTGTCGAGCTGGGTACATTCGCAGCGGTCGCCAGGGAAATGAATCTGTCGGCGATGATGATCAGTAAATATGTGTCCCAATTGGAACAGTCTTTGGGCGTTGTGCTGTTAAACAGAACCACTCGCAGTCTGAATTTAACCGAAGCCGGGCAAGCTTACTATACTCGCAGTAAGCAGCTTTTGGAGGATTTGGCCGAATTGGACGAATCGACCGCGCAATTGGGGGGGAGCGTAAAAGGGGTCTTGAAAATCAGTGCCCCCATCGATTTCGGCGGCTTGTATATGGTTCCCGCCATCGAGTCTTATCAACAAAAATATCCTGACGTCAAAATATTGATGTCTCTCGACAATAAGTATCAAAATCTGCGCGACGGTCGTTTCGATATGGTCATCCTAGTGACCGATTGCCTGGACCCGGGGGTCGTGGCCCGTAAGATCACCGATACCGAATTGGGTACGTATGCCTCGCCCGAATACATCGAGCAAAATGGGGCTCCGCAGAATTTAGAGGAACTGGCCCAGCATCGCTGCCTGCATTATGTCAACACGCCGCATGGCGACTACTGGGTTTTCAATGATCAAGGCGAGACGCGAAAAATCAAAATCGATTGGTATTTCGCGACTAACAACGGCCGCGCCTTATCACAGGCGGCAACCCTGGGCATGGGCATTATGCGGGCGCCAAAGCTGTCGGTCCACGATTATCTGCAGCAGGGGCGGCTGGTGGAAGTACTGCCAGAATACAAGCTGCCTTCGTTGTCGGTGTACGCGACCTATTTGCAAAGACGCTTTTATCCGGCGAAGTTGTCGAGTTTTGTCGAATTCTTAATCAAATATTTTGCTAAATCCTAG
- a CDS encoding response regulator encodes MHAINIADLSILLVEPSKTQLKIIVNHLHDEGVDRIDGVATGSEALAKVHQYRPDLVISAMYLPDMTATELVERIKGGESSKDIPFMLISSETDFAVLDSIKQAGVVAILPKPFHKVDLQNALSATVQYIDPQEMELAHYDTENLRVLVVDDSALARKHISRVLTNLGIKHIQQAGDGLEALQIFGECQEQFDLIVTDYNMPEMDGQQLVNAIRQHLKNAFIPILMVTSEQNQARLNSVAKAGVSAICDKPFEPQTVKEMLFRVLEEA; translated from the coding sequence ATGCATGCGATTAACATAGCGGACTTGTCGATATTGCTGGTCGAACCGTCCAAAACGCAGTTGAAAATCATCGTTAACCATTTGCACGATGAAGGAGTCGATAGAATCGACGGCGTAGCAACGGGCTCAGAAGCATTGGCGAAAGTGCATCAGTACCGTCCCGACCTCGTAATCAGCGCCATGTACTTGCCCGATATGACCGCCACGGAATTGGTCGAGCGGATCAAGGGCGGCGAATCCTCTAAAGACATTCCTTTCATGCTGATCTCCAGCGAAACCGATTTTGCCGTGCTGGATTCGATCAAACAGGCCGGTGTCGTGGCGATCCTGCCCAAACCTTTCCACAAGGTCGACTTGCAGAATGCGTTGAGCGCGACCGTACAATACATCGATCCGCAAGAAATGGAATTGGCCCATTATGACACGGAAAATCTCCGGGTATTGGTCGTCGACGACAGTGCCTTGGCCAGAAAGCATATCAGCCGGGTGCTGACTAACCTGGGAATCAAACATATCCAACAAGCGGGCGATGGCTTGGAAGCCCTGCAGATATTCGGCGAATGCCAGGAGCAATTCGACCTGATCGTGACCGATTACAACATGCCGGAAATGGACGGGCAGCAACTGGTCAACGCCATCCGCCAGCACTTAAAAAATGCCTTCATCCCGATCCTGATGGTGACCAGCGAACAAAACCAAGCTCGTTTGAACAGTGTCGCCAAAGCGGGCGTTTCCGCGATCTGCGACAAACCGTTCGAGCCGCAAACGGTAAAGGAAATGTTGTTTAGGGTGTTGGAGGAGGCATAA
- a CDS encoding EAL domain-containing protein, with product MRLHFINYRLLPLFSALAASSNSFVDQVAELEAQLNNKSRNEMINDIVKFLTHWLAFHILDEDRRMALTVLSIESGMPLADAKVRAEEQMSSSIDVLIDTVLIMYDSLSSRMLELMQEKIARQRAEEALHINEQRWQFVMESAGDEMWDWDINSGEISHSDCNLPLFDLLSNEQSSSGRLSKIHPDDLAQLKQDLQDHLDGETETFANKHRIVNSDNTCYWVLTRGKVISRDNQGKALRMVGTHVNITEREVANLLFQNSSEGMIVTDVNNNIITINPAFTEITGYSLRDVVGKKPSILKSGRHSHEYYRQMWEDIDRYGRWHGEIWNRKKNGTVYPEWLTINNVYNPDQTVHYRIGLFFDITEKKASEEAVWRQANFDVLTGLPNRQMFYDRFSQEMKAAHRERQKLGLLFIDLDQFKEVNDSLGHSCGDLLLVDVARRLQSSVRESDTVARLSGDEFTVILKNIGAPDIAERIAGDILRKLQQPFVVREEVVYVSGSIGITIYPDDATNREDLLRNADQAMYQAKKNGRNCLAYFTRSMQDAAQHRISIANDLRVALISQQFELAYQPIVELATGKVQKAEALIRWRHPQRGVVNPHEFIGIAEDSGIIHEIGNWVFYESVRQVEAWQKAYKPDLQLSINKSPLQFHVHHETQHRWLAYLKEKGIQAKSIIIEITESLLLDSGESVRKQMDRYAENDVQIALDDFGTGFSSLANLQQFDIDFIKIDQSFINGLTEDSTNLALCKAMVKMAHALDIEVIAEGIEQEEQRDLLHAMGCDYGQGFYFSAPVVVEHFEAFLEQDFQFKN from the coding sequence GTGAGATTACATTTTATAAATTACCGGCTACTGCCGCTTTTCTCCGCGTTAGCGGCTTCGTCCAACTCGTTTGTCGACCAGGTCGCCGAGCTTGAAGCCCAGTTGAATAATAAGAGTCGGAATGAGATGATCAACGACATCGTCAAGTTTCTGACTCATTGGCTGGCTTTTCATATCCTCGACGAGGACCGGCGTATGGCGTTGACTGTCTTGTCAATCGAATCCGGCATGCCTCTTGCCGACGCCAAGGTTCGGGCCGAAGAACAGATGAGTTCCTCGATCGATGTATTGATCGATACCGTGTTGATAATGTACGACAGTTTGTCGTCCCGTATGCTGGAACTGATGCAGGAGAAAATTGCCCGCCAGCGGGCCGAGGAAGCTTTACACATCAATGAGCAGCGCTGGCAGTTCGTCATGGAAAGCGCGGGCGATGAAATGTGGGACTGGGATATCAATAGTGGGGAAATCAGCCATTCCGATTGTAATTTGCCGCTGTTCGACCTGCTTAGCAACGAGCAGTCTTCTTCAGGTCGTCTCAGCAAGATACATCCGGACGACTTGGCACAACTTAAACAAGACCTGCAAGATCATCTCGATGGCGAGACAGAAACCTTTGCCAACAAACACCGCATCGTTAATTCCGACAACACCTGCTATTGGGTTCTGACCCGCGGCAAGGTCATCAGTCGGGACAATCAGGGCAAGGCGTTACGCATGGTCGGAACCCATGTCAACATCACCGAACGGGAAGTGGCCAATCTCCTTTTCCAAAACAGCAGCGAAGGCATGATCGTCACCGATGTCAACAATAACATCATTACCATCAATCCGGCTTTTACCGAGATTACTGGTTATAGCCTGAGGGATGTCGTCGGCAAGAAACCCTCAATCCTGAAATCGGGCCGCCATTCCCATGAGTATTACCGGCAAATGTGGGAGGACATCGACAGGTATGGACGTTGGCATGGCGAAATATGGAACCGAAAAAAAAACGGTACCGTCTATCCCGAATGGTTAACGATCAACAATGTCTATAACCCCGATCAAACGGTGCACTACCGCATCGGATTGTTTTTCGATATCACCGAGAAAAAGGCCTCCGAGGAAGCGGTGTGGCGCCAGGCCAATTTCGATGTGTTGACCGGTTTACCCAATCGGCAAATGTTTTATGATCGCTTTTCACAGGAAATGAAGGCCGCCCATCGCGAGCGGCAAAAATTGGGATTATTGTTCATCGATCTCGATCAATTCAAGGAGGTGAACGATTCCCTGGGACATTCATGTGGCGACTTATTATTGGTCGATGTGGCAAGGCGGTTGCAGAGTTCCGTGCGTGAATCCGATACCGTTGCCCGTCTCAGCGGCGATGAATTTACCGTGATTTTAAAAAATATCGGTGCGCCGGATATCGCGGAGCGTATAGCCGGCGACATTCTGAGAAAACTACAGCAACCTTTTGTGGTGAGGGAGGAAGTGGTTTATGTATCGGGAAGTATCGGCATCACGATCTATCCTGATGATGCGACTAACAGGGAAGATTTGTTGCGTAATGCCGACCAGGCGATGTATCAAGCAAAGAAAAACGGTCGCAATTGTTTGGCATACTTCACCCGTTCCATGCAAGATGCAGCGCAGCATCGAATCAGTATCGCCAATGACCTGAGAGTCGCGCTGATCAGTCAGCAATTCGAGCTGGCTTACCAACCCATCGTCGAGCTTGCCACGGGCAAGGTGCAGAAGGCGGAAGCCTTGATACGCTGGCGCCATCCGCAGCGTGGCGTGGTCAATCCCCATGAATTTATTGGAATTGCCGAGGACAGCGGTATCATTCATGAAATCGGTAATTGGGTGTTTTATGAAAGCGTGCGGCAAGTCGAGGCGTGGCAAAAGGCATATAAACCCGATTTGCAACTCAGTATCAATAAATCGCCCCTGCAATTTCATGTCCATCATGAAACACAGCATCGTTGGCTGGCCTATCTAAAAGAAAAAGGTATTCAGGCAAAGAGCATCATCATTGAGATTACCGAAAGCTTATTGTTGGATTCCGGCGAATCGGTTCGTAAACAAATGGATCGATATGCCGAGAATGACGTGCAAATAGCCTTGGATGATTTCGGCACGGGCTTTTCATCGCTGGCCAATTTACAGCAATTCGACATCGACTTCATCAAGATCGATCAATCGTTCATTAACGGTTTGACCGAGGATTCAACAAATCTGGCCTTGTGCAAGGCCATGGTGAAGATGGCGCATGCTTTAGATATCGAGGTTATCGCGGAAGGGATCGAGCAAGAAGAACAAAGGGACTTGTTGCACGCCATGGGGTGCGATTACGGCCAGGGCTTTTATTTTTCCGCCCCGGTCGTCGTGGAACATTTCGAAGCTTTCCTGGAGCAGGATTTCCAGTTCAAAAACTGA